A window of Tursiops truncatus isolate mTurTru1 chromosome 8, mTurTru1.mat.Y, whole genome shotgun sequence contains these coding sequences:
- the LOC101330094 gene encoding LOW QUALITY PROTEIN: olfactory receptor 51D1 (The sequence of the model RefSeq protein was modified relative to this genomic sequence to represent the inferred CDS: inserted 4 bases in 3 codons; deleted 2 bases in 2 codons; substituted 2 bases at 2 genomic stop codons): MQKPXFLIPAMATPNGTLVYPACFLLVGIPAWGLGPNVHFWLVFPLCXATLGNLAIVLIIRVERCLHEPMYLFLAVLSSFDLVLSSITMPKMASLFLTGXEFNVCLAQLFLIRALSAXESAVLLAMAFDHVVAICHPLRHASVLPGPTVTTVTKIXLAALTRGFVFFFPLPFILKQLSYCQTHTVTHSFCLPQDIMKLSCTDTTVSVVYRLFIILAVMDVDSLFPGFSCILILRAVLELSSRGAALKAFNTCISHLCAVLVFYVPLIRLSVVHRLGGPTSLLRVITANVIYLLLPPMVNPIVYGAKTKEIHSQGLHTFLQDGR, from the exons ATGCAGAAACCTTGATTCTTGATTCCTGCCATGGCCACACCAAATGGAACTCTGGTCTACCCAGCATGCTTCCTGCTGGTGGGCATccct gcctggggcctgggaccTAATGTCCACTTTTGGCTGGTTTTCCCACTGT TGGCCACCCTGGGCAACCTGGCCATTGTCCTCATCATCCGTGTGGAAAGGTGCCTTCATGAGCCCATGTACCTCTTCCTGGCTGTGCTTTCTAGCTTTGACCTAGTCCTCTCCTCCATTACTATGCCCAAGATGGCCAGCCTCTTCCTGACGGG CGAGTTCAACGTCTGTCTGGCCCAGCTGTTCCTTATCCGTGCTCTGTCAG ATGAGTCAGCTGTCCTGCTGGCCATGGCGTTTGACCACGTTGTGGCCATCTGCCACCCACTGCGGCATGCTTCTGTGCTCCCAGGGCCTACGGTCACCACGGTCACCAAGATCTGACTAGCTGCCCTGACCAGAGGATTTGTATTCTTCTTCCCCCTGCCCTTCATCCTGAAGCAGTTGTCATACTGCCAAACACACACTGTCACACACTCCTTCTGTCTGCCCCAAGATATTATGAAGCTGTCCTGTACTGACACCACGGTCAGTGTGGTGTACAGGCTCTTCATCATCCTCGCGGTCATGGACGTTGACTCTCTCTTCCCGGGCTTCTCCTGTATCCTCATTCTGAGGGCAGTGTTGGAGCTGTCCTCTCGGGGGGCAGCACTCAAGGCTTTCAACACCTGCATCTCCCATCTCTGTGCTGTGCTGGTCTTCTATGTGCCCCTCATCAGGCTCTCGGTGGTACACAGGCTGGGTGGCCCCACTTCCCTTCTCCGTGTGATTACGGCTAATGTC ATCTATCTACTACTACCACCCATGGTTAACCCTATAGTCTATGGAGCCAAAACCAAGGAGATTCATTCACAGGGCCTCCATACGTTCTTACAGGATGGCAGGTGA
- the LOC101316507 gene encoding olfactory receptor 51E1 — translation MVDPSGNESSATYFILIGLPGLEEAQFWLAFPLCSLYFIAVLGNLTIIYIVWTEHSLHEPMYIFLCMLSGLDVLISTSSMPKMMAIFWFNSTTIQFDACLLQMFAIHSLSGMESTVLLAMAFDRYVAICHPLRHATVLTLPRVTKIGMAAVVRGVALMAPLPFFIKHLPFCRSNILSHSYCLHQDVMKLACADIRVNIIYGLIVIISAIGLDSLLISLSYLLILKTVLGLTHEAQAKAFGTCVSHVCAVFIFYVPFIGLSMVHRFDKRHDSLLPVIMANTYLLVPPVLNPIVYGVKTKEIRQRILRLLHVTTHTSDP, via the coding sequence ATGGTGGATCCCAGTGGCAACGAATCCAGTGCCACATATTTCATTCTAATAGGCCTGCCAGGATTGGAAGAAGCTCAGTTCTGGTTGGCCTTCCCATTGTGCTCCCTCTACTTTATCGCTGTGCTAGGTAACTTGACAATCATCTACATTGTGTGGACGGAGCATAGCCTACACGAACCCATGTATATCTTTCTTTGCATGCTTTCTGGCCTTGATGTCCTCATCTCCACCTCATCCATGCCCAAAATGATGGCCATCTTCTGGTTCAATTCCACTACCATACAGTTTGATGCTTGTCTGCTACAGATGTTTGCCATCCACTCCTTATCTGGCATGGAGTCCACGGTGCTGCTGGCCATGGCCTTTGACCGTTATGTGGCAATCTGCCACCCACTACGCCATGCCACTGTGCTAACATTGCCTCGTGTTACCAAGATCGGCATGGCTGCTGTGGTACGGGGTGTTGCACTTATGGCACCCCTGCCTTTCTTCATCAAACATCTGCCCTTCTGCCGCTCCAATATCCTTTCCCATTCCTACTGCCTACACCAAGATGTCATGAAGCTGGCCTGTGCTGACATCCGCGTCAATATCATCTATGGCCTCATTGTCATCATCTCTGCCATTGGCCTGGACTCACTTCTCATCTCCTTGTCGTATCTGCTTATCCTCAAGACTGTGTTGGGCTTGACACATGAAGCCCAGGCAAAGGCATTTGGTACTTGTGTCTCTCATGTGTGTGCTGTTTTCATATTCTATGTACCTTTCATTGGGTTGTCTATGGTGCACCGGTTTGACAAGCGGCATGACTCCCTCCTGCCTGTCATCATGGCCAACACCTATCTGCTTGTTCCTCCCGTGCTCAACCCTATTGTGTATGGAGTGAAGACAAAGGAGATCCGGCAGCGTATCCTTCGTCTTTTGCATGTGACCACCCACACTTCGGATCCCTAG